From one Henningerozyma blattae CBS 6284 chromosome 1, complete genome genomic stretch:
- the TBLA0A01590 gene encoding SDR family oxidoreductase, producing the protein MSVLVTGATGFIAQHIVDALLKENYNVIGTARSQAKADNLLASFNSPNLSMEIVSDISDLNAFDDIFKAHANKIKYVLHTASPFHFNTTDYSKDLFIPAKNGTLGILQSIKKYAPQTVERVVVTSSQAATLDFTAPPSSKTVYTEKSWNPANEETKQMNAIMAYCTSKKIAEKAAWDFYNENKSQLKFKLSIVNPVFVFGPQLFDSSVSATLNTSCEVINQVLKTTPKDQLKKDVMGEFIDVRDVARAHLDAFTKEETIEKRLLMNNGLFSEITIGNIINNDFPQYKGKIAPVADDTDLQNDIAPYKCDNSVTKQILGWEFTSLQKSVDDTVAQILKMSK; encoded by the coding sequence ATGTCTGTATTAGTTACCGGTGCTACAGGCTTCATTGCCCAACATATCGTCGATGCtcttttgaaagaaaattataatgtTATCGGTACTGCTAGATCTCAGGCAAAGGCTGATAATCTACTTGCTAGTTTCAATAGCCCAAATCTTTCCATGGAAATTGTCTCAGATATTTCTGATTTGAATGCCTTTGATGATATCTTTAAAGCTCATGctaacaaaattaaatacgTTCTTCATACTGCTTCACCTTTCCACTTCAACACAACAGATTATTCCAAAGATCTATTCATTCCTGCTAAAAACGGGACTCTAGGGATTTTacaatcaattaaaaaatatgctCCCCAAACTGTGGAACGTGTAGTTGTTACCTCCTCCCAAGCAGCAACCTTGGACTTCACTGCCCCACCAAGTAGCAAAACTGTTTATACTGAGAAAAGCTGGAATCCAGCTAATGaagaaacaaaacaaatgaATGCCATTATGGCATATTGTActtctaaaaaaattgctGAAAAGGCTGCTTGGGATTTTTATAATGAGAACAAATCCcaattgaaattcaaattatcaattgtgAATCCTGTATTTGTTTTTGGTCCacaattatttgattcttCTGTCTCTGCAACTTTAAACACATCTTGTGAAGTTATTAATCAAGTGTTAAAGACAACCCCAAAGGACCAATTGAAGAAAGATGTTATGGGAGAATTTATTGATGTTCGTGATGTCGCTAGAGCTCATTTAGACGCCTTCAcaaaagaagaaacaattgaaaaaagattGTTGATGAATAATGGTTTATTTAGTGAAATTACAATTGgaaatatcatcaataatgATTTCCCTCAATATAAAGGTAAGATTGCTCCAGTAGCGGATGACACtgatttacaaaatgaTATTGCTCCTTATAAATGTGATAACTCTGTCACTAAACAAATCTTGGGTTGGGAATTTACTTCTTTACAAAAGTCAGTAGATGATACTGTAGcccaaattttaaaaatgagcaaataa